One stretch of Variovorax sp. TBS-050B DNA includes these proteins:
- a CDS encoding SDR family oxidoreductase, protein MRPSPPSSDRRTVLVTGAGRRLGREIALALAAGGWQVAVHYRHSQVEAERTVADCAALAGDSALFAADLEDEQATRALLPRVVARFRGVDAVVHSAALFEHDEAASFSYALMERHARSNTGAAIVLAQALCAHVAARGAQGAVVHMLDQKLWNPNPDFLSYTLSKAALEAATPMLAQALAPHVRVVGVAPGLTLPSHMLDDARFAQLHKLSPLGRSSTPEDVVAAVKFALENRSITGTTLLVDGGQHLMKFERDFSLM, encoded by the coding sequence ATGCGCCCTTCGCCGCCATCCTCCGACCGCCGCACCGTCCTCGTCACGGGCGCGGGCCGCCGGCTGGGCCGCGAGATCGCGCTGGCGCTGGCGGCGGGCGGCTGGCAGGTGGCGGTGCACTACCGCCATTCGCAGGTGGAGGCCGAGCGCACGGTCGCCGACTGCGCGGCGCTCGCGGGCGACTCGGCCCTGTTCGCGGCCGACCTCGAGGACGAGCAGGCCACGCGCGCGCTGCTGCCGCGCGTGGTGGCGCGCTTCCGCGGCGTGGACGCGGTGGTCCACAGCGCCGCGCTGTTCGAACACGACGAGGCCGCCAGCTTCAGCTATGCGCTGATGGAGCGCCATGCGCGCAGCAACACCGGCGCGGCCATCGTGCTCGCGCAGGCGCTGTGCGCGCACGTGGCGGCGCGCGGCGCGCAGGGCGCGGTGGTGCACATGCTCGACCAGAAGCTCTGGAACCCGAACCCCGACTTCCTCAGCTACACGCTCTCGAAGGCCGCGCTCGAAGCCGCCACGCCGATGCTGGCGCAGGCGCTCGCGCCGCACGTGCGCGTGGTGGGCGTGGCGCCGGGCCTCACGCTGCCGAGCCACATGCTCGACGACGCCAGGTTCGCGCAGCTGCACAAGCTTTCGCCGCTCGGCCGCTCGTCCACGCCCGAGGACGTGGTGGCGGCGGTGAAGTTCGCGCTCGAGAACCGCTCGATCACCGGCACCACGCTGCTGGTGGACGGCGGCCAACACCTGATGAAATTCGAGCGCGATTTCTCGCTCATGTGA
- a CDS encoding SAM-dependent methyltransferase, protein MTTKTTTPGSLPTALDHLIARSVERAGGWIGFDRFMALALYAPGLGYYANTLAKFGHMPSSGSDFVTAPELTPMFGATLAAQVAEALEKTGTDTVWEFGAGSGALAVQLLHGLEAAGHRHVRYRIVDLSGTLRERQQQALAGHAGQVEWLGELPEAMEGVVVGNEVLDAMPVQLLARAGGQWFERGVVRNAAGDGWAWADRATDLRPPVEVDGSHDYLTEIHPQARAFVATLADRMKKGAAFFIDYGFPEAEYYHPQRHMGTVMCHRAHQADGDPLSDVGHKDITAHVDFTGIALAGQDAGLSVLGYTSQARFLLNCGLLARMEAGSVAERAMAARLIHEHEMGELFKVVGFAVGEGWAAMGFREGDRSHTL, encoded by the coding sequence GTGACGACGAAGACCACGACCCCCGGCAGTTTACCCACCGCACTCGACCACCTGATCGCGCGTTCCGTCGAACGCGCGGGCGGCTGGATCGGCTTCGACCGCTTCATGGCGCTTGCGCTGTACGCGCCCGGCCTGGGCTACTACGCCAACACGCTCGCGAAGTTCGGCCACATGCCGTCCTCGGGCAGCGACTTCGTGACCGCGCCCGAACTGACGCCGATGTTCGGCGCGACCCTGGCCGCGCAGGTGGCCGAGGCGCTCGAGAAGACCGGCACCGACACGGTGTGGGAATTCGGCGCCGGATCGGGTGCGCTGGCGGTGCAGCTGCTGCACGGGCTCGAAGCCGCGGGGCACCGCCACGTGCGCTACCGCATCGTCGATCTCTCCGGCACGCTGCGCGAGCGCCAGCAGCAGGCGCTCGCGGGCCATGCGGGCCAGGTCGAGTGGCTCGGCGAGCTGCCGGAGGCCATGGAGGGCGTGGTGGTCGGCAACGAGGTGCTCGACGCGATGCCGGTGCAGTTGCTCGCGCGCGCGGGCGGCCAGTGGTTCGAGCGCGGCGTGGTCCGCAACGCCGCCGGCGACGGCTGGGCCTGGGCCGACCGCGCGACCGATCTGCGCCCGCCCGTCGAAGTGGATGGTTCGCACGACTACCTCACCGAGATCCATCCGCAGGCCCGGGCCTTCGTCGCCACGCTCGCGGACCGCATGAAGAAGGGGGCCGCGTTCTTCATCGACTACGGCTTCCCCGAAGCCGAGTACTACCACCCGCAGCGCCACATGGGCACGGTGATGTGCCACCGGGCCCACCAGGCCGACGGCGACCCGCTCTCGGACGTGGGCCACAAGGACATCACCGCACACGTCGACTTCACCGGCATCGCGCTCGCCGGCCAGGATGCGGGGCTGTCGGTGCTCGGCTACACGAGCCAGGCGCGCTTCCTGCTGAACTGCGGGCTGCTGGCCCGGATGGAGGCGGGCTCGGTGGCGGAGCGGGCCATGGCCGCGCGGCTCATCCATGAACACGAGATGGGCGAACTGTTCAAGGTGGTCGGCTTCGCCGTGGGCGAGGGCTGGGCGGCGATGGGCTTCCGCGAGGGCGACCGCAGCCATACGCTCTGA
- a CDS encoding TauD/TfdA family dioxygenase, with protein sequence MTPAAASAQHFEVRPFDAPVGAEILGLDLSKPIDGDDFARIHRAHLDHHVLVFRDQRITPQQHIDFSRRFGPLEIHVLHQFHLAGHPEILIVSNIKENGEPIGLGDAGVYWHSDISYKPRPSLGSLLHAQELPSEGGDTLFADQHLAWEALDPELQQRILPLKAEHSYLAKYEELRAKNPWRPRLSQAQIDQVAPAVQPVVRTHPETGRKALFVSEHFTTRIVGLPQAESDALLAELFAHSVKPEFVYRHRWAPHDLVFWDNRSLMHLAAGTPDHLRRRLNRTTIVGDEPF encoded by the coding sequence ATGACTCCCGCCGCCGCGTCCGCACAGCACTTCGAAGTCCGCCCCTTCGACGCCCCGGTCGGCGCCGAGATCCTCGGCCTCGACCTCTCGAAGCCGATCGACGGCGACGACTTTGCGCGCATCCACCGCGCCCACCTCGACCACCATGTGCTGGTCTTCCGCGACCAGCGCATCACGCCGCAGCAGCACATCGACTTCAGCCGCCGCTTCGGCCCGCTCGAGATCCACGTGCTGCACCAGTTCCATCTCGCGGGTCATCCGGAGATCCTGATCGTCTCGAACATCAAGGAGAACGGCGAGCCCATCGGCCTCGGCGATGCGGGCGTCTACTGGCATTCCGACATCTCGTACAAGCCCAGGCCCAGCCTCGGTTCGCTGCTGCATGCGCAGGAGCTGCCGAGCGAAGGCGGCGACACGCTGTTCGCGGACCAGCATCTCGCGTGGGAAGCGCTCGACCCCGAACTGCAGCAGCGCATCCTGCCGCTCAAGGCCGAGCACAGCTACCTCGCGAAGTACGAGGAACTGCGTGCCAAGAACCCCTGGCGGCCCAGGCTGTCGCAGGCGCAGATCGACCAGGTCGCGCCCGCCGTGCAGCCGGTGGTGCGCACGCATCCGGAGACCGGGCGCAAGGCGCTGTTCGTCAGCGAGCACTTCACCACGCGCATCGTCGGCCTGCCGCAGGCCGAGAGCGATGCCCTGCTGGCCGAGCTGTTCGCGCACAGCGTCAAGCCGGAGTTCGTCTACCGCCACCGCTGGGCGCCGCACGACCTGGTGTTCTGGGACAACCGCTCGCTGATGCATCTCGCGGCCGGCACGCCCGACCACCTGCGCCGCCGGCTGAACCGCACCACGATCGTGGGCGACGAGCCTTTCTGA
- a CDS encoding DUF5329 family protein — MALFQVFRTALLALLFGTAALLAQATPSASEQKLIDGLILRVSQMSNVTFMRNGKPHGAAEAAKHMRAKYEHFKEELVTAEDFIDRCASRSEMTGKPYKVKLANGTEKEANAFLNGELRAMRQQPQKQQQPKTGR; from the coding sequence ATGGCCCTCTTCCAAGTCTTTCGCACCGCCCTGCTGGCGCTCCTGTTCGGCACCGCGGCCCTGCTGGCGCAGGCCACGCCGTCCGCTTCGGAGCAGAAGCTCATCGACGGGCTGATCCTGCGCGTCTCGCAAATGAGCAACGTGACCTTCATGCGCAACGGCAAGCCACACGGCGCCGCCGAAGCCGCGAAGCACATGCGCGCCAAGTACGAGCACTTCAAGGAGGAACTCGTCACCGCCGAGGACTTCATCGACCGGTGCGCCTCGCGCTCCGAGATGACGGGGAAGCCCTACAAGGTGAAGCTCGCCAACGGCACGGAGAAGGAGGCGAACGCGTTCCTGAACGGCGAGCTGCGCGCGATGCGGCAGCAACCGCAGAAGCAACAGCAGCCGAAGACGGGCCGCTGA
- the hisN gene encoding histidinol-phosphatase encodes MSSSTPDLLSIANALADAAAAQSMRHFRTPLDIITKADESPVTLADRAAETAMREILAARAAADGIFGEEHGQERLDAGRIWVLDPIDGTRSFITGSPLWGTLIGVVESGRVVLGMIDMPVLGERWVGRAGRGAARDGQPVRTSGCTEVAKARIVTTSPDIFAPADWQAFDRLSRQCAMRRFGGDCYGYAQLAGGTVDLVVETGLQPYDYLGPAGLIEAAGGVITDWEGRPLGLTADCRVIAAATPELHRQAMAILAGA; translated from the coding sequence ATGAGCTCCTCCACCCCCGATCTGCTGTCGATCGCCAACGCGCTGGCCGATGCCGCCGCGGCGCAGTCGATGCGCCACTTCCGCACGCCGCTGGACATCATCACCAAGGCCGACGAGAGCCCCGTGACGCTCGCGGACCGCGCGGCCGAAACGGCGATGCGCGAGATTCTCGCGGCACGCGCGGCGGCGGACGGCATCTTCGGCGAGGAGCACGGCCAGGAGCGGCTCGATGCCGGCCGCATCTGGGTGCTCGACCCGATCGACGGCACGCGCAGCTTCATCACCGGCTCGCCGCTCTGGGGCACGCTGATCGGCGTGGTGGAGTCGGGGCGGGTCGTGCTCGGCATGATCGACATGCCGGTGCTCGGAGAGCGCTGGGTCGGCCGGGCCGGCCGGGGCGCCGCGCGCGACGGCCAGCCGGTCCGCACGAGCGGCTGCACCGAGGTGGCGAAGGCGCGCATCGTCACCACCTCGCCCGACATCTTCGCGCCCGCCGACTGGCAGGCCTTCGACCGCCTGAGCCGGCAGTGCGCGATGCGCCGTTTCGGCGGCGACTGCTACGGCTATGCCCAGCTCGCGGGCGGCACCGTCGACCTCGTGGTCGAGACCGGGCTGCAGCCCTACGACTACCTGGGCCCCGCCGGCCTGATCGAGGCGGCGGGCGGCGTCATCACCGACTGGGAGGGCCGGCCGCTCGGGCTCACCGCCGACTGCCGCGTGATCGCCGCGGCCACGCCCGAACTCCACAGGCAGGCCATGGCCATCCTCGCGGGCGCCTGA
- a CDS encoding DUF2905 domain-containing protein encodes MLRWLIVVVLALVLMSGLTAWLRRFGFGRLPGDFEFRAFGRDWQLPVASTVVLSMIAALVARLL; translated from the coding sequence ATGCTGCGCTGGCTGATCGTCGTCGTCCTGGCCCTGGTGCTCATGAGCGGCCTCACCGCCTGGCTGCGCCGCTTCGGCTTCGGGCGGCTGCCCGGCGATTTCGAATTCCGCGCCTTCGGCCGCGACTGGCAGCTGCCCGTCGCGAGCACCGTGGTGCTCAGCATGATCGCGGCGCTGGTGGCGCGCCTGCTCTAG
- a CDS encoding ROK family protein has protein sequence MRACVDIGGTKVAVSLSASSDAPLIGRRSEPTAKTGNNDAVAVQILRMIDEVCAEQGITAADIDRVGVSSTGPFELRDGMVELATPNICGGIAGPARGLPNDWMTAIVEAPLAQRFARVRVENDAVAALEAERQWGALQGLDHCAYVTWSTGVGVGLCVDGRALRGKNGNAGHAGHSFVADDASGALCGCGNLGDVEALVAGNSIARRFGQPAPDLFAAASGGEPHAVEIVDALCRVMGRMLYNLVVTLDLQRISLGGSVFLHHGDFLLPRLQAQIDGRLKPLTRGVTLVPAGLGDRIGDYAALALLD, from the coding sequence ATGAGAGCCTGCGTAGACATCGGCGGCACCAAGGTGGCCGTGAGTCTTTCCGCGTCGAGCGACGCGCCGCTCATCGGCCGCCGCAGCGAGCCGACCGCCAAGACCGGCAACAACGATGCGGTGGCCGTGCAGATCCTGCGCATGATCGACGAGGTCTGCGCCGAGCAGGGCATCACCGCCGCCGACATCGATCGCGTGGGCGTCTCGTCCACCGGGCCTTTCGAATTGCGCGACGGCATGGTCGAGCTCGCCACGCCCAACATTTGCGGCGGCATCGCCGGCCCCGCGCGCGGCCTGCCCAACGACTGGATGACGGCCATCGTCGAGGCGCCGCTCGCGCAGCGCTTCGCCCGCGTGCGGGTCGAGAACGACGCCGTCGCCGCGCTCGAGGCCGAGCGCCAGTGGGGCGCGCTGCAAGGCCTGGACCACTGCGCCTACGTGACCTGGAGCACCGGCGTGGGCGTGGGCCTGTGCGTGGACGGCCGTGCGCTGCGCGGCAAGAACGGCAACGCGGGCCATGCGGGCCACAGCTTCGTGGCCGACGATGCGAGCGGCGCGCTCTGCGGCTGCGGCAACCTCGGCGACGTGGAGGCGCTGGTGGCCGGCAACTCGATCGCGCGGCGCTTCGGGCAGCCTGCGCCCGACCTGTTCGCGGCGGCCTCGGGCGGCGAGCCGCATGCGGTCGAGATCGTCGATGCGCTGTGCCGGGTGATGGGCCGCATGCTCTACAACCTCGTGGTCACGCTCGACCTGCAGCGCATCAGCCTCGGCGGCAGCGTGTTCCTGCACCACGGCGACTTCCTGCTGCCGCGGCTGCAGGCGCAGATCGACGGCAGGCTCAAGCCGCTGACGCGCGGCGTGACGCTGGTGCCCGCGGGGCTCGGCGACAGGATCGGCGACTACGCGGCGCTCGCGCTGCTCGACTGA
- a CDS encoding PLP-dependent aminotransferase family protein, whose amino-acid sequence MDSLPLYRQLAAHYVDAIHTGSLKQGDKLPSLRHLMRLHDISLSTALQLCRTMESDGWVEARDRSGYFVRRPKRLAIAPMEEPAAGVPPDPAQYVGIHAKVSDFVARRRQLPEKLNLSIARGAPELYPAEALRNAMTRMLRQQPEMLTVAAQLKGHRQFRDVVAQRALRVGMAISPEEVLVTNGCIEALNLALRAVAQPGDTVAVESPTFYGLLQILESLGMRALEIPTSPQTGLSIEALELAIRTYDNIKAVVVVPHLQNPLGSVMPDAHKARLAHLCERHAIPLIEDDTYSELVDAPAPPRALKSWDTSGNVIHCASLHKILAPGLRLGWITAGRWQARVEMLKYAQTRNNEGLSQSAAGLYMGTGAYDRHLRHLRACLKTQREQTADAIASHFPPGTRINLPPGGLQLWIELPERLSSLRVFDAALAERIVVAPGTLFSNSSRFDHYLRINCGWPYGEAIGNGLRRLGQITEALLRGGAAAQGAPRRLQSSSASAA is encoded by the coding sequence ATGGACTCGCTACCGCTCTACCGCCAGCTCGCCGCGCACTACGTGGACGCGATCCACACCGGCTCGCTCAAGCAGGGCGACAAGCTGCCCTCGCTGCGCCACCTCATGCGCCTGCACGACATCAGCCTGTCGACCGCGCTGCAGCTGTGCCGCACGATGGAGAGCGACGGCTGGGTCGAGGCGCGCGACCGCTCGGGCTACTTCGTGCGCCGGCCCAAGCGGCTCGCGATCGCGCCGATGGAGGAGCCCGCGGCCGGGGTGCCGCCCGATCCGGCGCAGTACGTGGGCATCCATGCCAAGGTGTCGGACTTCGTGGCGCGCCGCCGCCAATTGCCCGAGAAGCTCAACCTCTCGATCGCGCGCGGCGCGCCCGAGCTCTATCCCGCCGAGGCGCTGCGCAATGCGATGACGCGCATGCTGCGCCAGCAGCCCGAGATGCTCACGGTGGCGGCGCAACTCAAGGGCCATCGGCAGTTCCGCGACGTGGTGGCGCAGCGCGCCCTGCGCGTCGGCATGGCGATCTCGCCCGAAGAGGTGCTGGTCACCAACGGCTGCATCGAGGCGCTCAATCTCGCGCTGCGTGCCGTCGCGCAGCCCGGCGACACGGTGGCGGTGGAATCGCCCACCTTCTACGGCCTGCTGCAGATCCTCGAAAGCCTGGGCATGCGCGCGCTCGAGATCCCGACCAGCCCGCAGACCGGGCTGTCGATCGAGGCGCTGGAGCTCGCGATCCGCACCTACGACAACATCAAGGCCGTGGTGGTGGTGCCGCATCTGCAGAACCCGCTCGGGAGCGTGATGCCCGACGCCCACAAGGCCCGGCTCGCGCACCTGTGCGAGCGGCATGCGATTCCGCTGATCGAGGACGACACCTACAGCGAGCTGGTCGATGCGCCGGCCCCGCCGCGCGCGCTCAAGTCATGGGACACCAGCGGCAACGTGATCCACTGCGCCTCGCTGCACAAGATCCTGGCGCCCGGGCTGCGCCTGGGCTGGATCACGGCGGGGCGCTGGCAGGCGCGGGTGGAAATGCTCAAGTACGCGCAGACGCGCAACAACGAGGGCCTGTCGCAGAGCGCGGCCGGGCTCTACATGGGCACCGGCGCCTACGACCGCCACCTGCGCCACCTGCGTGCCTGCCTGAAGACGCAGCGCGAGCAGACCGCCGATGCGATCGCGAGCCACTTTCCGCCGGGCACGCGCATCAACCTGCCGCCCGGCGGGCTGCAGCTGTGGATCGAGCTGCCCGAGCGGCTGTCCTCGCTGCGCGTGTTCGACGCGGCGCTCGCGGAGCGCATCGTGGTGGCGCCCGGCACGCTGTTCTCCAACTCCTCGCGCTTCGACCACTACCTGCGCATCAACTGCGGCTGGCCGTACGGCGAGGCGATCGGCAACGGCCTGCGCCGGCTGGGCCAGATCACCGAAGCGCTGCTGCGCGGCGGCGCGGCCGCGCAGGGCGCCCCACGCCGGCTTCAGTCGAGCAGCGCGAGCGCCGCGTAG
- the otsA gene encoding alpha,alpha-trehalose-phosphate synthase (UDP-forming), with the protein MSRLVVVSNRVADPRKPAAGGLAVALGESLQQSGGLWFGWSGQIVEEGPTGEGELHMQQAGKVRLATIDLSREDHDSYYLGYSNDVLWPVFHNRLDLAHFDAGFIGGYRRVNQLFARKLKPLLNDDDVIWIHDYHLIPLAAELRAMGCRQRIGFFLHIPLPPQIIIAAVPQHEWLMRSLFSYDLIGFQAQQDVQHFEHYVRNEAHGEYLGDEMYRAYGQTVRCAAFPIGIDVDEFAALTHAKESRDMFETMKREYSQRRLLLGIDRLDYSKGIPQRVRAFRELLANYPENRRSATLIQIASPTRETVDAYGDIRRELESLCGAINGDYGELDWMPVRYIHRMVARKRVPGLCRAAAVGLVTPLRDGMNLVAKEYIAAQDPADPGVLVLSRFAGAAEQLKEALLVNPYDTHGTAETVQQALQMPLEERRERHQKLLSRIREQDIHWWRRSFLDALRHAASQR; encoded by the coding sequence ATGAGCAGACTCGTCGTCGTTTCCAATCGCGTGGCCGACCCCCGCAAACCCGCGGCCGGCGGCCTGGCGGTGGCGCTCGGCGAAAGCCTGCAGCAGAGCGGCGGTCTCTGGTTCGGCTGGAGCGGCCAGATCGTGGAGGAAGGCCCGACCGGCGAGGGCGAGCTGCACATGCAGCAGGCCGGCAAGGTCCGGCTCGCCACCATCGACCTGAGCCGCGAGGACCACGACAGCTACTACCTCGGCTACAGCAACGACGTGCTGTGGCCGGTGTTCCACAACCGGCTCGACCTGGCGCATTTCGACGCCGGCTTCATCGGCGGCTACCGGCGCGTGAACCAGCTGTTCGCGCGCAAGCTCAAGCCGCTGCTGAACGACGACGACGTCATCTGGATCCACGACTACCACCTGATCCCGCTCGCGGCCGAGCTGCGCGCGATGGGCTGCCGCCAGCGCATCGGCTTCTTCCTGCACATTCCGCTGCCGCCGCAGATCATCATCGCGGCCGTGCCGCAGCACGAATGGCTGATGCGCTCGCTGTTCTCGTACGACCTGATCGGCTTCCAGGCGCAGCAGGACGTGCAGCACTTCGAGCACTACGTGCGCAACGAGGCGCATGGCGAGTACCTCGGCGACGAGATGTACCGCGCCTACGGCCAGACGGTGCGCTGCGCCGCGTTCCCGATCGGCATCGACGTGGACGAGTTCGCGGCGCTCACGCATGCGAAGGAATCGCGCGACATGTTCGAGACCATGAAGCGCGAATACTCGCAGCGGCGGCTGCTGCTGGGCATCGACCGGCTCGACTATTCCAAGGGCATCCCGCAGCGCGTGCGCGCCTTCCGCGAGCTGCTCGCCAACTATCCGGAGAACCGCCGCAGCGCCACGCTGATCCAGATCGCCTCGCCCACGCGCGAGACGGTCGACGCCTACGGCGACATCCGGCGCGAGCTCGAATCGCTGTGCGGCGCGATCAACGGCGACTACGGCGAGCTCGACTGGATGCCGGTGCGCTACATCCACCGCATGGTGGCGCGCAAGCGCGTGCCGGGGCTGTGCCGCGCGGCCGCGGTGGGACTGGTGACGCCGCTGCGCGACGGCATGAACCTGGTCGCCAAGGAATACATCGCGGCGCAGGACCCGGCCGATCCCGGCGTGCTGGTGCTCTCGCGCTTCGCGGGCGCGGCCGAGCAATTGAAGGAAGCGCTGCTGGTCAACCCCTACGACACGCACGGCACCGCCGAGACGGTGCAGCAGGCGCTGCAGATGCCGCTCGAGGAGCGCCGCGAGCGGCACCAGAAGCTGCTCTCGCGCATCCGCGAGCAGGACATCCACTGGTGGCGGCGCAGCTTCCTCGACGCGCTGCGCCACGCGGCAAGCCAGCGCTAG
- a CDS encoding glycoside hydrolase family 15 protein yields the protein MSELQLSKAPEQRAGTSISGAAGPADHAPVDPRAAASAVPRGFAPPAEPSLDVGVIGNCAFSALVDARARIVWCCLPRFDGDPVFNALLHPGEEAGAWAIEIEDFASSKQWYEPNTAVLRTQLFDSAGQGIEITDFAPRFYSRSRYFRPLMLVRRVRPIAGAPRVRVALDPRFQWGASAPLEVTRGSNHIRYVGPDVTLRLNTDASISHILARQPFVLSREYNFMFGVDETLLDGIADTARSFEQETIAYWRVWSKRLAIPFEYQDAVIRAAITLKLSLYEDTGAIVAAMTTSIPEAPGSQRNWDYRYCWLRDAFFVVRALNSLSEVGTMEDYLRWLGNVVIGSHGEHIQPLYGIGLERELPESIVDHLPGYRGMGPVRVGNQAQEHFQHDVYGNIVLGAAQAFHDHRLLSRAGLAEFPHLEAVGEQAIRVYGTPDAGMWELRTRARVHTSSALMSWAACDRLAKIARALDLPERAAYWHGHAARMKEEILAKSWCEERQAFAESFGGHELDASILLMVEVGLIDARDPRFISTVDAMEKTLCDGPYMRRYEAADDFGKPETAFNICTFWRIDALAKIGRKAEARQIFETMLAARNPLGLLSEDTHPVTGEMWGNFPQTYSMVGIINAAMRLSAPWDSAI from the coding sequence ATGAGTGAACTGCAGCTGTCGAAGGCGCCCGAGCAACGCGCGGGCACTTCGATCTCGGGCGCGGCCGGCCCTGCCGACCACGCGCCGGTCGACCCGCGCGCCGCCGCGTCGGCCGTGCCGCGCGGCTTCGCGCCGCCGGCCGAGCCCTCGCTCGACGTCGGCGTGATCGGCAACTGCGCGTTCAGCGCGCTCGTCGATGCCCGTGCGCGCATCGTCTGGTGCTGCCTGCCGCGCTTCGACGGCGACCCGGTCTTCAACGCCCTGCTGCACCCCGGCGAGGAAGCCGGCGCCTGGGCCATCGAGATCGAGGACTTCGCCTCCAGCAAGCAGTGGTACGAGCCCAATACCGCGGTGCTGCGCACCCAGCTGTTCGACAGCGCGGGCCAGGGCATCGAGATCACCGACTTCGCGCCGCGCTTCTACAGCCGCTCGCGCTACTTCCGGCCGCTGATGCTGGTGCGCCGCGTGCGGCCGATCGCGGGCGCGCCGCGCGTGCGCGTGGCGCTCGATCCGCGCTTCCAGTGGGGCGCCTCGGCGCCGCTCGAGGTCACGCGCGGCAGCAACCACATCCGCTACGTCGGCCCCGACGTCACCTTGCGGCTCAACACCGACGCCTCGATCTCGCACATCCTCGCGCGCCAGCCCTTCGTGCTCTCGCGCGAGTACAACTTCATGTTCGGCGTGGACGAGACCCTGCTCGACGGCATCGCCGACACCGCGCGCAGCTTCGAGCAGGAGACCATCGCCTACTGGCGCGTCTGGAGCAAGCGGCTCGCGATCCCGTTCGAGTACCAGGACGCGGTGATCCGCGCCGCGATCACGCTCAAGCTCTCGCTCTACGAGGACACGGGTGCGATCGTCGCGGCCATGACCACCAGCATCCCCGAGGCCCCGGGCAGCCAGCGCAACTGGGACTACCGCTACTGCTGGCTGCGCGATGCCTTCTTCGTGGTGCGCGCGCTCAACTCGCTGAGCGAGGTGGGCACGATGGAGGACTACCTGCGCTGGCTCGGCAACGTGGTGATCGGCTCGCACGGCGAGCACATCCAGCCGCTCTACGGCATCGGGCTCGAACGCGAGCTGCCCGAGTCCATCGTCGACCATCTGCCGGGCTACCGCGGCATGGGACCGGTGCGCGTGGGCAACCAGGCGCAGGAGCACTTCCAGCACGACGTCTACGGCAACATCGTGCTCGGCGCGGCGCAGGCCTTCCACGACCACCGGCTGCTGAGCCGCGCGGGGCTGGCGGAGTTTCCGCACCTCGAGGCGGTCGGCGAGCAGGCGATCCGCGTCTACGGCACGCCCGACGCCGGCATGTGGGAGCTGCGCACCCGCGCGCGCGTGCACACGAGTTCCGCGCTGATGAGCTGGGCCGCCTGCGACCGGCTCGCGAAGATCGCGCGCGCGCTCGACCTGCCCGAGCGCGCCGCCTACTGGCACGGCCATGCCGCGCGCATGAAGGAGGAGATCCTCGCCAAGTCCTGGTGCGAGGAGCGCCAGGCCTTCGCCGAGAGCTTCGGCGGCCACGAGCTCGATGCGAGCATCCTGCTGATGGTCGAGGTCGGGCTGATCGATGCGCGCGACCCGCGCTTCATCTCCACCGTCGATGCGATGGAGAAGACGCTCTGCGACGGCCCCTACATGCGCCGCTACGAGGCCGCCGACGACTTCGGCAAGCCCGAGACGGCGTTCAACATCTGCACCTTCTGGCGCATCGACGCGCTCGCCAAGATCGGCCGCAAGGCCGAGGCACGGCAGATCTTCGAGACCATGCTCGCGGCCCGCAATCCGCTCGGCCTGCTCTCGGAGGACACGCATCCCGTCACCGGCGAGATGTGGGGCAACTTTCCGCAGACCTATTCGATGGTCGGCATCATCAACGCGGCGATGCGGCTCTCGGCGCCCTGGGACTCCGCCATATGA
- the otsB gene encoding trehalose-phosphatase, with protein MSSQLPPPLGRDSALFLDFDGTLVALAPTPEAIEIPSALRPLLEDLRDLLGGALAVVSGRQIDAIDRFLAPLRLPAGGEHGVQRRDAKGRMQEQRAPDLLPILDAANELARVHEGLLVERKHAAIALHYRLAPQLEAVCRDAMSRAIAGRPQLELMHGKFVFEIKPSGVNKGIAIEAFMNEEPFAGRVPFFAGDDTTDESGFAVVQPRGGIGIKVGSGPSLALHRLESPRAVFEWLVQMRDLLAASPAPRKEEKANRGEVDE; from the coding sequence ATGTCTTCCCAGTTGCCTCCTCCGTTGGGCCGAGACAGCGCCCTCTTCCTCGATTTCGACGGCACCCTCGTCGCGCTCGCGCCCACCCCCGAAGCGATCGAGATTCCTTCCGCGCTGCGCCCGTTGCTCGAGGATCTGCGCGACTTGCTCGGCGGGGCCCTCGCCGTGGTCTCGGGCCGCCAGATCGACGCCATCGACCGCTTCCTCGCGCCGCTGCGCCTGCCCGCGGGCGGCGAGCACGGCGTGCAGCGCCGCGACGCCAAGGGCCGCATGCAGGAGCAGCGCGCGCCCGACCTGCTGCCCATCCTCGATGCGGCCAATGAACTCGCCCGCGTGCACGAGGGCCTGCTGGTCGAGCGCAAGCATGCGGCCATCGCGCTGCACTATCGGCTCGCGCCGCAGCTCGAGGCGGTGTGCCGCGACGCCATGTCGCGCGCGATCGCCGGCCGGCCGCAGCTCGAACTGATGCACGGCAAGTTCGTGTTCGAGATCAAGCCCTCGGGCGTCAACAAGGGCATCGCGATCGAGGCCTTCATGAACGAGGAACCGTTCGCGGGACGCGTGCCGTTCTTCGCCGGCGACGACACCACCGACGAGAGCGGCTTCGCGGTGGTGCAGCCGCGCGGCGGCATCGGCATCAAGGTGGGCTCAGGGCCGAGCCTCGCGCTGCACCGGCTCGAATCGCCGCGCGCCGTCTTCGAATGGCTGGTGCAGATGCGCGACCTGCTCGCCGCGTCCCCCGCGCCAAGGAAAGAAGAAAAAGCGAACCGAGGAGAGGTGGATGAGTGA